TGGACTATGGGCCGTCTCTGATCAACACGTACGAAGTCGGTAATGATGGCTCGAACTTCGCCTATAAGGGAATCGCTACGCGGCTGGATGACGGTGCCGGCGGTATCTCGCGCGGCAGTCGTTGGATGATCTTCGATCACGATACGATGCGCATGGCCGCTGCCTGGCAAGGGAAAGGTTTTATTGATTGGCACGGGATTCACTTCGATGGCAAACACGGCATTCATCCGCGGATTGTCGGCGACGTAGTCGCGACCAATAAAACGGCCCCGGGATGGGCAAATCCCCAGAACGACTCCTTCGACGATCCACGCGTGATCGGACGTGACGGTCGCCGTTACGGACCGCTGCCGAAAGCATGGGCACAATACAACGGTCTGTATCGGCACGGAAATCAACGAGTTGTCAGCTATCAGATTGGCGACGCAAACATCTTGGAGATGCCTGAGTTACTGGTCGATTCGCTGGCCGTGTTTGCTCGTCATTTCGAGATCGCGCCCCGCGATCACAAATTGGTGCTGCGAGTCGCCGATGTGCCTGAGGGCAGCGGCGAACGCGCTCAGCTTCAGCCGTGGAACGACGAGGGCTCGGCATTTGTCGTTCGTAGCGGTCAAGCGAACGCTTCCAGTATGCTGGTAGCCGGCCTGAAGAACCCACCACCAGAGGCCACTTTCCGCTTAGATGGGCAGTCGCTTCTGTTGGATTTGCCGGCCAGCGATCAAGCCACTCAGTTCACCTTATGGTTCACGTCGAGTGACGCGGCTGACGAGGTCGACCAAGTGGTTAACGCCGTCAAGTTGACATCCATCAACGTGCCGGACTTACAAGCAGCGACCCACGGAGGCCCTACCCGGTGGCCGGAAGTGATCGAAACAAAAACGATTCGCGGAAGCGATGACGGTCCGTTTGCGGCGGACGTATTGACCTTGCCGGATGCCAACCCATGGAACGCGTTGGTGCGAGTGACCGGTTTCGATTTCTACCCCGGCGCCGATCGTGCGGCTGTGTGTGCCTGGGATGGCGATGTGTGGTTGGTCGATGGGCTGATCTCGAAAGACGGGACGCTCCGATGGCGACGCATCGCGACCGGCTTATTCCAGCCGTTGGGTTTGAAAATTGTAGACAGCGTGATCTACGTGACGTGTCGCGATCAACTGGTCATTCTGCGCGATCTCAACGGCGACTTGGAAACCGACTTTTACGAGTGCTTCAACAACGACCATCAAGTCACCGAGCACTTCCACGAGTTCGCGATGGGGCTGCAGGTCGACGACGACGGGAACTTTTACTACGCGAAGTCGGCTCGCCATGCGTTGCCGGCGATCGTGCCGCACCATGGGACTTTGCTGCGTGTTTCAGCCGATGGAAGTCGAACGGATATCCTGGCCACCGGATTTCGGGCAGCCAACGGGGTTTGTTTGAATCCGGACGGCACGTTTGTGGTGACCGATCAGGAAGGCCATTGGAACCCCAAAAACCGAATCAACTGGGTCGAGGAAGGTGGTTTCTACGGCAATATGTATGGCTACCATGACGTGTCTGATTCGTCTGATGCGGCCATGGACCCACCGTTGTGCTGGATCACCAACGCGTTCGATCGTTCACCGGCCGAGCTGTTGTGGGTGCCTGAAAATGCTTGGGGATCGTTGGGCGGATCGCTGCTTAACCTTTCCTACGGTTATGGCAAAGTATTTGTCGTGCCGTTTGAAAACATCGACGGGCAGCGGCAAGGGGGCATGTGTGAACTGCCACTTGAGCAGTTTCCAACCGGATTGGTTCGAGGTCGCTTTCATCCAACCGACAACGAATTGTACGCATGTGGCATGTTTGCTTGGGCTGGCAATCAGCAGCAGCCTGGCGGCTTCTACCGCATTCGGCGAACCGATCAGCCGGTGCATTTACCCATCGGGTTAAATGCGTCGCAAGATGGAATTCAAATCACTTTCACCGACAAGCTCGACCGAGAGTCTGCGGTCAATCCTGAAAACTACGCGATCACTGCTTGGGACTTGAGGCGGACTAAAAACTACGGTTCGAAGCACTACAACGAACGAACTTGGAAGGTTCGCGAAGCGAAACTATCGGCCGATGGGAAAACGGTCACGCTCATCGTGCCGCAGATCGAGCCTACCTGGAGCATGGAAATCCGCGGCTTCTTGAAGACTGAAGATGCGGCTCCGTTGAAGCTGCGAATTCATAACACCATTCATCGGCTGAGCGATTCTTCGTCGTCGAATTGAACCAGCTTCTACGCTCGAATCGCATCGATTGTGCCGTTGCTGTCGGCGAACTCGTCGATCGATAGCCCCATTGCCTGAGCCTGGGTTAGCCAAAGGTTTGCCAGCGGTGTTCCCTCAGGCATATTGATATGCTGACCTGTACGGACTTTTTTGCCACCACCGGCCACAACAATCGGCAAGTCGTTGTATTGATGCGTTGATCCGTCACCCAGTCCACTGCCGTAAGTGAATAGCGTATTATCCAGCAGAGTGGTTCCGTCGGCTTCGACTATGCCGTCCATTTTGCTGGCCAGGTAGGCGAACTGCTGCATGTGAAACTCGTCGACTTTCAACAGGTCGTCGATCATTTTGGATTGATTGTGAGACATCTGATGATGGCTCCGCGGTTTATCGAACAGGCTCTCGAACATGAACGGCGTGTCCCACCGCTCGGGACCGACCATAAAGGTCGTCACGTTCGTCAGGCCAGATTGCAAGGCCGCTACCATCAAGTCTCCCATCAGGCGAATGTACTCACCGCGCGGAAGATAGGCCTCCGGAGGCTCCTCTAGATCGACCTTGGCCAGTTCGCTTTTCATCGCTTCGAGTCGATCCATTTGCAGTTCGATTGCTCGGATCGAATCGAAATACTCGGCAAACTTGTGACGGTCGTCATAGCCCAGTTGTTTCCGCAAGCTGTTGGCGTCTTCCAACACCAGGTCGGTTACGTCTCGCAAACGGTCGGTGTCTTGCGTCGAGAACAGCCGACGATACATCTTGCGTGGGTCGCGAATGGATGGTGCCAGGTGCCCGGTGCCGTACCACGAGATGTTGTCGAAATAGATCGACTCCTTATTGTCGCGATGACTATTGCAGCTGAACTCCAACGTACGGAAAGGCGTGCTAGTGCCAATTTGATCGGCGACCAAGTGATCGAGCGTACGGTCCAACGGCCACGCGGTTCCTTCAATAGTGTACGGCTTCGCGCTACTCATATAACACGACGCACACTGCGCATGAACGTCGGTGCCTTGCTGGAAGGTGCGGTCCATTCCGGTGATAAGGTTGACCTTCCCTTTGATGCCTTCCAGCGGCTGCAGGGTTGGCGTGAGATTCTCGAGCGGTTTTTGGCGGAACTTGGGGTCCTGCTTGTCGAGCGAACTCATGCGGGCTCCCATATTTCCTACGGGAATCACGCCGTTTTCTTCGCCGGGAAAGAACCCCCGTCGTACGACCCCAATCGGCACGTAAAAGTGCGCCATCCGCTGCGCTGTGGCCTTGGGTGCCGCGGCCTTGCTGACACTTGCCAGCCAAGGCAAGGCGAGCATCGAGCCACCGACCCCGCGGAGAAAACGTCGACGGTTAAGCTGGCTCGTCATGGGCTCACCTTTTGAGATAGCTGCGGAGGGGCCGATTCGGCTGGACTTCGTTTCGCGAGAAACGGTTGGCTGAGAATAACTTGTTTCAGCAAAGCTTGCATCCGAAAGTCGTCCGTAGCCGCGTTGGCGACAATCGCGCCCAGGGCAAGCTCGTCCGAGGGGACCAGTTCGCGGGCCAACGAGAACGAAAGCAAATGCCCTGCAAACGCTCGAGCAAAACGCTGCTCTTCGCTAAGGATCGCGTCTTTGAATTCAATGATGTTCGAGAATTCGTGTTTGCCAAACAGCTTGCCAGAAACATCGACCTCGCGGCCATTCTCGTACTCGACTCGCCATTTGCCGACCGGGTCGTAATTTTCTAGCGCAAAGCCTAGCGGGTCGATCTGTTCGTGACAGCCGCGGCAATCGGCTCGCTCGCGATGTAGTGCCAGGCGTTCTCGCAAGGTCAGATGTTCTTCGCCCGTTTTAGGCTTTTCATCCAGGGGTGGCACATCGGCCGGTGGCGGCTTAGGTGGGTTGTTGAAGATCACGGCGGCGATCCACGCGCCGCGCGAGATCGGCTGCGTGCGGTTGGGGCCTGAGGTCATGGTCATGACGGCCGCGTTGGTGATCATGCCGCCGTTGCGGCGATCGGTGACCGGCACGCGTTCAAATTTCAAAACGGTAACTTGGGACCCTTTGACTCGCTTGTTAGCATCAGGCGAAGAAAGCGCGTCGTAGGCTTCTTCCAGAAGGTGCGAGCGGTAGGTGAAATCCGAGTCAATCAGTTGACGTATCGGTAAGTCCTCGATCAAGACCGTCTCGAAAATTAACAGTGGCTCCAGCATCATATGCATGCTGTCGCGGTATCGGGAAAAGTAAAAGTCGGGAAAACGATCGGGATCGGGGACCGACGAAATGATCCGTTCCAGTTGAAGCCATTGGGTGGGAAAGCTATCGCTGAACCGCTTGAGTCGGCGGTCTTTGATCATGCGGTCGATCTGCTGCTCAAGCACTTCCGGCGAACTGAGCTGTCCACTAGCCGCCAGATCGAGCAAGGTTTGGTCGGGAATACTTCCCCACAAAAAGAACGAGAGCCGAGACGCGAGTTCAAAGTCGTCAATCGAGGTTGATAGGTCCCCCGGACTCTTCTGGTCGTAAAGATACAAAAACTTGGGGGAGGAAATGGCTGCTGCGGCTGCCGACTTCATGGCCTCGGGGAATGCGACTTCCGCGTCTAGTTGATGTGCAACGAAGCCGGCATAGCGGTCCAGCACTTCTGGCTCGACCGGTCGCCGAAAGGCCTGGGTCAGAAACGTTTCCAGGCGTCGTCTTGCTTGCCTCTTGGCGTTCTGGTTTTTACGAGGTGTCGCGAAGAAGGTGTCCCAGATGCCGACCTTCTTGGGAACAAAGTCGGGGCTCTCGGTGATCGACTTGCCAAGCTTGAGGAACTCTTGCATGAGCAACGGGGAAAGCGTGAGGTGGTCTCCGCGGTTGTCGAAGCCATGTTCGGCTCTTAGGTCTTGCGGAATGACGGCGACGCCTGCCAGGCGAGGTTCGATCAATTGCGACTTGCCCATAGGGCGACTACCAACCGAGACAAGTTTTGGCATCTTGCCGGTTTGCGGTTGAAAGTAACGGCTGTGGTCACGCATCATGCGTTCAGGCAACGAGAAGACCACGCATTTCAGGTCGAACAAGTCCATCACGGCGTTGTTGTACTGAAATCGGTTCATCCGCCGCATCGGAATATGCGGGAGTGTATCTTGGGCAGTCACTGCCTGGTGCAGCCGAGTGGTCAACTGGTCGATCAGCTGAGCTTGTAAAGTCTCTGCCAGTGGCGGCTGATCCTCCGGCGGCATGGCACCAAATTCGACCGCTTCAATCACCTGCCGTAGCAAATGGGCATCCGCCGTGGACTGCTTACCAGTGAACGATCGCAAATCGACGTCGCCGGAAAGGTCGTCGGGATCGGCGCCATGGCACTTCACGCAGCGGGCCTGAATCGTGCGGGACAGCACATCCGGACTTGGCTGCGGTTCGGCGGCAAACGCATTCACACATACAGCCGGTAGCAACAGGAGGGCTGCGATAGGTCGACCGAGGGTGATGTTCGACAACAGGCTGAACATACGCAAACAATGGCCTCCGAGCGGCTCGACTCGCCGTAAAGCTGGAAGGAAACTCAGGTAGGAATGCAGGCAAAAAGCCAATCGACAAGCAGCACGGCCAAGGTGCAACCTGAATCTGGCTCGGCCTCGAAAGGATGGTGGAATAGGAAAGTTAGCAGCGGCATAGTGTCGCTCTAAGTTGAAGTTATAGCAAAAATAACGCAGGATGACCAAACTTTTTCAAGCAAGTGGCGTTGAACGTGGGGCTCCTCTCGTAGTCGTCCCGTCGGGGGCTGAGCAGCACAGCCAGTCGCACCACGAACAAGCGTGTGCGTGGTTATTAACGTTGGCAGCGCATGCGACGGCAGGGTTTTCGAACGGTTCGGAACTTGATTTTGTGGTCTTCGTCAATCGTTGTTCGGGAAACCCTCACCCTAGCTCTCTTCCTTTGAGCGAGAGGGTACAAGAATAGGGAGGCGTGCCTGATTAAGGGGCATCGCGCCAGGCTACTTAATCGTTTGGCGATCCGCGTCAGATTATGGATAATGGCGGCGTGTCTTACGATGCTTTCCTTCATGCTGGGACAGAAAAGGAATGGTTCGATGAATCAGTTCGCGGTGAGCGAAGATCAGGTCGCGAGGTTTCAAGTCGACGGTTACTTGATCGTCCGAAGTCTATTCGAACCGTCGGAAATGGATGGCCTTCTGTCGTATGCCCGTGCCGATCAAGATCTGCTGGGACAGTCGCACGTCAAAACAGATGCTACCGGCGGCGAAACGCGCCTGACGGTTCGTAACGATTTGGATGAAACGTCGTTGTATACGGCCATTGTGCGAAGCCAACGCGTTGCCGGGACCATGCAGGCTCTGTTAGGAGACGAGGTCTATCATTATCACCATAAGATGATGCTCAAGCAGCCTAAGACTGGCGGGGCCTGGGAGTGGCATCAAGACTATGGGTATTGGTATGAAAACGGTTGTTTGTATCCCGACATGGGAAGCTGTATGCTGGCCGTCGATCAGGCCACCCAGGCCAACGGGTGCTTGCAAGTTCTCCGCGGTACCCATCGCCTGGGACGAGTGAACCATGTGAAGATCGGCCAGCAGACAGGCGCCGATCCACAGCGCGTCGATGCGGCGGTTGCCCGGCACGAGTTGGTGTACTGTGAAATGAGCCCTGGTGATGCCGTCTTCTTTCATAGCAACTTGCTGCATCGCTCGGATCAGAATGTTTCCGACTATCCGCGTTGGTCGCTGATCTGCTGCTACAATACGCGGCACAACGATCCGATCATTACCGGCGGTCGCCACCCCAACTACGCTCCTCTGGAAATCTGGCCAGACCAGCAGGTCTCGAAAGCAATTCAGGCCGTTTCCGCTGCCAGGTGATTAGCCGCGACGAGGTACTTCTATGACACGCATTGCTTTGCTTGGTACGGGGCTAATCGGCCGTTTCTATGCCCAATCGCTACACGGGCGGCGTTCGCGAGATCGAATTCATGTGGTCTATTCGCGGAGCTGGGATCGTGCGGCCGCATTTGCCGAGGAGTTCGGAATTCCTCACGACACGTCCGACTGGCGCGCCGCGATCTCCAACCCGGACATCGATGCGGTCGTTATTGGTTTGCCCAATCACCTGCACCGAGAGGTGGTGCTGGCCATAGCCGCTGCCGGCAAAGCGATTTTGTGTACCAAGCCGCTGGGGATCAACGCGACCGAGGCGCTGCAAATGCTGCAAGCGGTGGAGGAAGCGGGCGTCTACCATGCTTATCTGGAAGATCTCGTTTACACACCCAAGACGCTCAAGGCGTTGAAGTCGGTCCAGGCCGGTGCGATTGGTGATGTGCTGTGGGTTCGCTCGCGCGAGGCGCACTCGGGGCCGCATAGCGATTGGTTTTGGAACAAGGATCTTTCCGGAGGCGGGGCGATTATCGACCTGGGGTGTCATTGCATCGAGATTGCCCGCAACTTCATTGGCAAACAGATTCGCCCGGTCGAAGTGATGTGCTGGGCGGATACGCAGATGCATCCGGTCGATGTCGAGGATCATGCGATTGGGATGGTTCGCTACGAAAGCGGCGCGATCGGGCAATTTGAGACGAGTTGGATCTTCCGCGGCGGCATGGATCTGCGTGACGAGGTCGGCGGTAGCGAGGGAACCATCTGGCTCAACCATTGGTTACGAACCGGAATGGAGATGTTCTCGTCGTCGACGCAGTCTGGCTATATTGCCGAGAAAGCCGAGACTGACACCGGGTGGCTGTTTCCCGTGGGCAACGAAGGGGCCGCGTTGGGCTACGACGACATGTTCGCCGATGTGCTCGGCCAGATGGAATCAGGCGGAAGGCCTCAGGAAGATTTCTACGATGGTTATGTGGTCAACGCAATTATCGACGCCGCTTATCAATCGGTTAAAACGCGGCAGTGGGCCCCGGTCGAACTGCCACTCTGGCGAGGCGAGACTGGCAACGAGCGGGCGGGAAAATCGTGTTCGTTCGACGACGAGCACGACCTGATCAAAAAGGAAAAGATGCCAGACGGAGCGACGAAACTCATTCTGCGGCATAAACAAAGTGGCGAGCTGAGTCAGCGGATTGTTTCAGCATAAATCGAATCGCCAGGCTGGATAAGACAAATTGGCCCGTTTCTCAAAATCAACGTGTGCAGTCGCACGACAATCGATATACTGTTGTGATCTCACCTGACATCACTTCCCCGCCCCGCTCGCCGTTGTTGCATTCGTAGCAGCGGTTCTTCCCGCCGACAGACGCGTAGTGAGGCTACTATGCCGACATCGAAATTCGTGCCTGAAACGATCCTGCATGTTTCGCTTGTGCTGATTGCCCTGGGGATCGTCCCAAACGCATCGCACGTTAACGCGGCGGAACCCGCTGCGCCGAGTTCGCAAGATCTGTCGTTCTTTGAAGCGAAGATTCGTCCCTTGTTGGTGACGCACTGTATTGATTGTCATGGGGCCGACACGCAGGAAAGTTCGCTCCGCGTCGATACGATGTCGGGCATGCTCGGTGGGGGTGAGTCGGGCGCTGCCGTGATTCCGAAAGACCCTAAGCACAGCTTGCTACTGGCCGCGGTGCAGTACGACAACGACCATCTGAAGATGCCGCCGGACGGCAAGATGTCCGACGCCCAGATCAAGCTGCTGCAGCAGTGGATTCAAATGGGAGCACCTCACCCCGATTTACTGGGAAAGAACGCCGTTGAGCCAAGACGCTCGCCGATTGATATGAAAGCGGCCCGGAATTACTGGGCGTTTCGACCTGTTGAGCGTCCTGCGGTGCCCGCAGTAGAAGCTTCGGCCGGCCCACGAAACCCTATCGACGCATTCATCGAGGCGGCGCTGATTCGAGAAGGACTTGTACCTAATGTCGCGGCCGATCGGCGGACGCTCATTCGCCGGGCCACGTTTGATTTGACCGGTCTGCCGCCGACGCCTGAGCAGGTGGCTGCCTTCTTGGCCGACGAGTCGCCGGATGCTTTCGCGAAGGTTGTCGATCGATTGTTGGCATCGACGGAGTACGGTCGGCGTTGGGGGCGTCATTGGTTGGACGTCGTACGCTATGCCGATAGCAACGGCCTGGACGAAAACCAGGCGTTCGTCGATGCCTGGCGATATCGCAATTATGTGATCGATGCAATGAACGAGGACAAGCCATTCGATCAGTTTGTCATGGAGCAGGTCGCTGGTGATTTGTTGGCGGACAGCTCTGGTTCATCAGGATCGCCGAAAGATTTCGACGCGGTCGTTGCGACCGGCTTTCTAACGCTCGGCCCAAAGGTGTTGGCCGAAAAAGACACCGTGAAGATGGAGATGGACATCATCGACGAGCAGATCGACACGCTCGGTCAGGCATTTCTCGGTTTGACGATTGCGTGTGCTCGATGTCACGATCACAAGTTCGATCCGATCTCAACGGCCGACTATTACGCAATGGCGGGAATCTTCAAAAGCACGCAATCGATGCAGTCGCTCAAGACGGTAGCTAAGTACAACGAAAAGGTCTTGGCGACCGAAGCAGAAGTTCAGCGTAAGGCGCAGCTCGACCAGTCCCGAAAAGAAAAACAGGCCGAGCTCGACAAGCTTGTCAAAGCGACCAAGCAGACGCAGCCCGGCATCGAAGAGAAGTCGTATCCGGCCGAGGTTCAGCAGCAACTAGCCGAGCTGCGTCAACAGATTGCGGCCCTCACCGACCAGGCACCCTCGCTGCCAACCGCGATGGCGGTGGAAGAGGGAACGCCGGAGAACGTACGAATTCATGTTCGTGGCAGTCACTTGATTCTCGGACAGCAGGTCGAACGGGGCGTTCCCGCAGTTTTGCAGTTGAGGGATTCGCTAGAGATCAGCGACGGTGAAAGTGGAAGATTGCAGCTGGCCAAGTGGTTGGTTCATCCCGAGAACCCGTTGACGGCTCGAGTCGCCGTCAATCGCGTATGGCGCTGGCACTTCGGCACGGGGCTAGTCTCCTCGACCGATAACTTCGGTAAGCTGGGCGATACGCCTTCGCACCCGAGGCTGCTCGATTGGTTGGCGACCGAATTGGTTGCCGGTGGTTGGTCGCTGAAGAAGCTGCACCGCCAGATTATGCTGAGCGATACCTATCAGCGCAGTAGTGCCGTCGATCCAGAGAGTGCCGCGATCGACCCTGAGAACCGCTGGTATTGGCGGGCCAACGTCCAGCGACTTCAGGCCGAAGCCTTGCGAGATTCGCTGCTGTAT
This portion of the Bremerella alba genome encodes:
- a CDS encoding DUF6797 domain-containing protein, producing MSRFSKSLSKFAVLIVIYSAQAVLGQTLEEQLQAIAPSQLAAEARQLGDAKRGAILFYQPHMACRSCHGLEEEAKLGPDLTHWKELPSDADLVDAILSPSKKIRQGFEAVSVLTIDGKVITGRLIENTPEQIVLQELTGAQQRHTIPSDEIEAQADAAQSLMPSGLANQLIGRQQFLDLVRYLIDVRDGGTIAARNLEPAPHLYAVKPIPEYEKRIDHVGMIAELNDASFQRGEAIYGRVCANCHGTHDQAGSLPTSPRFATGKLKNRTDPHGMYQTLTHGFGMMQPQGWMVPQQKYDVIHYIREAYFRPDNRSQYFEVDETYLAGLPAGDFRGPKPSPMQAWITMDYGPSLINTYEVGNDGSNFAYKGIATRLDDGAGGISRGSRWMIFDHDTMRMAAAWQGKGFIDWHGIHFDGKHGIHPRIVGDVVATNKTAPGWANPQNDSFDDPRVIGRDGRRYGPLPKAWAQYNGLYRHGNQRVVSYQIGDANILEMPELLVDSLAVFARHFEIAPRDHKLVLRVADVPEGSGERAQLQPWNDEGSAFVVRSGQANASSMLVAGLKNPPPEATFRLDGQSLLLDLPASDQATQFTLWFTSSDAADEVDQVVNAVKLTSINVPDLQAATHGGPTRWPEVIETKTIRGSDDGPFAADVLTLPDANPWNALVRVTGFDFYPGADRAAVCAWDGDVWLVDGLISKDGTLRWRRIATGLFQPLGLKIVDSVIYVTCRDQLVILRDLNGDLETDFYECFNNDHQVTEHFHEFAMGLQVDDDGNFYYAKSARHALPAIVPHHGTLLRVSADGSRTDILATGFRAANGVCLNPDGTFVVTDQEGHWNPKNRINWVEEGGFYGNMYGYHDVSDSSDAAMDPPLCWITNAFDRSPAELLWVPENAWGSLGGSLLNLSYGYGKVFVVPFENIDGQRQGGMCELPLEQFPTGLVRGRFHPTDNELYACGMFAWAGNQQQPGGFYRIRRTDQPVHLPIGLNASQDGIQITFTDKLDRESAVNPENYAITAWDLRRTKNYGSKHYNERTWKVREAKLSADGKTVTLIVPQIEPTWSMEIRGFLKTEDAAPLKLRIHNTIHRLSDSSSSN
- a CDS encoding DUF1552 domain-containing protein, encoding MTSQLNRRRFLRGVGGSMLALPWLASVSKAAAPKATAQRMAHFYVPIGVVRRGFFPGEENGVIPVGNMGARMSSLDKQDPKFRQKPLENLTPTLQPLEGIKGKVNLITGMDRTFQQGTDVHAQCASCYMSSAKPYTIEGTAWPLDRTLDHLVADQIGTSTPFRTLEFSCNSHRDNKESIYFDNISWYGTGHLAPSIRDPRKMYRRLFSTQDTDRLRDVTDLVLEDANSLRKQLGYDDRHKFAEYFDSIRAIELQMDRLEAMKSELAKVDLEEPPEAYLPRGEYIRLMGDLMVAALQSGLTNVTTFMVGPERWDTPFMFESLFDKPRSHHQMSHNQSKMIDDLLKVDEFHMQQFAYLASKMDGIVEADGTTLLDNTLFTYGSGLGDGSTHQYNDLPIVVAGGGKKVRTGQHINMPEGTPLANLWLTQAQAMGLSIDEFADSNGTIDAIRA
- a CDS encoding DUF1592 domain-containing protein, whose product is MFSLLSNITLGRPIAALLLLPAVCVNAFAAEPQPSPDVLSRTIQARCVKCHGADPDDLSGDVDLRSFTGKQSTADAHLLRQVIEAVEFGAMPPEDQPPLAETLQAQLIDQLTTRLHQAVTAQDTLPHIPMRRMNRFQYNNAVMDLFDLKCVVFSLPERMMRDHSRYFQPQTGKMPKLVSVGSRPMGKSQLIEPRLAGVAVIPQDLRAEHGFDNRGDHLTLSPLLMQEFLKLGKSITESPDFVPKKVGIWDTFFATPRKNQNAKRQARRRLETFLTQAFRRPVEPEVLDRYAGFVAHQLDAEVAFPEAMKSAAAAAISSPKFLYLYDQKSPGDLSTSIDDFELASRLSFFLWGSIPDQTLLDLAASGQLSSPEVLEQQIDRMIKDRRLKRFSDSFPTQWLQLERIISSVPDPDRFPDFYFSRYRDSMHMMLEPLLIFETVLIEDLPIRQLIDSDFTYRSHLLEEAYDALSSPDANKRVKGSQVTVLKFERVPVTDRRNGGMITNAAVMTMTSGPNRTQPISRGAWIAAVIFNNPPKPPPADVPPLDEKPKTGEEHLTLRERLALHRERADCRGCHEQIDPLGFALENYDPVGKWRVEYENGREVDVSGKLFGKHEFSNIIEFKDAILSEEQRFARAFAGHLLSFSLARELVPSDELALGAIVANAATDDFRMQALLKQVILSQPFLAKRSPAESAPPQLSQKVSP
- a CDS encoding phytanoyl-CoA dioxygenase family protein, producing the protein MNQFAVSEDQVARFQVDGYLIVRSLFEPSEMDGLLSYARADQDLLGQSHVKTDATGGETRLTVRNDLDETSLYTAIVRSQRVAGTMQALLGDEVYHYHHKMMLKQPKTGGAWEWHQDYGYWYENGCLYPDMGSCMLAVDQATQANGCLQVLRGTHRLGRVNHVKIGQQTGADPQRVDAAVARHELVYCEMSPGDAVFFHSNLLHRSDQNVSDYPRWSLICCYNTRHNDPIITGGRHPNYAPLEIWPDQQVSKAIQAVSAAR
- a CDS encoding Gfo/Idh/MocA family protein; the protein is MTRIALLGTGLIGRFYAQSLHGRRSRDRIHVVYSRSWDRAAAFAEEFGIPHDTSDWRAAISNPDIDAVVIGLPNHLHREVVLAIAAAGKAILCTKPLGINATEALQMLQAVEEAGVYHAYLEDLVYTPKTLKALKSVQAGAIGDVLWVRSREAHSGPHSDWFWNKDLSGGGAIIDLGCHCIEIARNFIGKQIRPVEVMCWADTQMHPVDVEDHAIGMVRYESGAIGQFETSWIFRGGMDLRDEVGGSEGTIWLNHWLRTGMEMFSSSTQSGYIAEKAETDTGWLFPVGNEGAALGYDDMFADVLGQMESGGRPQEDFYDGYVVNAIIDAAYQSVKTRQWAPVELPLWRGETGNERAGKSCSFDDEHDLIKKEKMPDGATKLILRHKQSGELSQRIVSA
- a CDS encoding DUF1553 domain-containing protein, translating into MPTSKFVPETILHVSLVLIALGIVPNASHVNAAEPAAPSSQDLSFFEAKIRPLLVTHCIDCHGADTQESSLRVDTMSGMLGGGESGAAVIPKDPKHSLLLAAVQYDNDHLKMPPDGKMSDAQIKLLQQWIQMGAPHPDLLGKNAVEPRRSPIDMKAARNYWAFRPVERPAVPAVEASAGPRNPIDAFIEAALIREGLVPNVAADRRTLIRRATFDLTGLPPTPEQVAAFLADESPDAFAKVVDRLLASTEYGRRWGRHWLDVVRYADSNGLDENQAFVDAWRYRNYVIDAMNEDKPFDQFVMEQVAGDLLADSSGSSGSPKDFDAVVATGFLTLGPKVLAEKDTVKMEMDIIDEQIDTLGQAFLGLTIACARCHDHKFDPISTADYYAMAGIFKSTQSMQSLKTVAKYNEKVLATEAEVQRKAQLDQSRKEKQAELDKLVKATKQTQPGIEEKSYPAEVQQQLAELRQQIAALTDQAPSLPTAMAVEEGTPENVRIHVRGSHLILGQQVERGVPAVLQLRDSLEISDGESGRLQLAKWLVHPENPLTARVAVNRVWRWHFGTGLVSSTDNFGKLGDTPSHPRLLDWLATELVAGGWSLKKLHRQIMLSDTYQRSSAVDPESAAIDPENRWYWRANVQRLQAEALRDSLLYVSGKLDPTQGSSVLAVEKWKLVFDHTSKDDTSYDSLRRAVYLPVIRNNLYDGFMLFDYATADTTQGDRPTSTVAPQALFTMNSPLFLDSAEALAERLKQQEPTDDAQRIGLLYQLTLARPPQEHEVTRLLQTIEQLENALQSQMEPDQAHRQAWAAACQCLLGSNEFLYVE